AAAACGTTGGTAGCGAAGCGCACACCCTGGGCAAGTTTGTTATCACCGCTAAATTCCGAAAGATAAACCGCCGCTAAAACGCCGATGGGAACGGCGATCGCCGTAGCCAGGGCAACAACGATAATTGTCCCTAAAATGGCGTTAGCGATGCCTCCTCCTCCTAACCCCGGCGGTGGCGGTAATTTGGTAAAGAGATTGGCGTTTAAACGGCCCACCCCTTGCACAAAAACGAAGCCTAGGACGGCAAAGAGGGGAATCACAGTAACAGCTAAACATAAAGCCGAGAGAACGGTCATAATTGTCCCCAATAGCGATCGAGGACTACCCGGTTTCTTTTTGAGATTATTGCCTAAATTCGCACTATCCATATCAGTTATCAGTGAACAGTAATCAGTTATCAGTAATCAGTGAACAGTAAACAGTAATCAGTAAACAGTGATTAGTAAACAGTAAACAGTGAAAAGTGAAAAGACAGCAGTAAACTGCCATTTGATGATGATCACTTAATACATACTGCTCACTTAAAACTCAAAACTTAAAACTGATAACTGATAACTGATAACTGATGGCTTAATACTTAGCTTTGACGCGATTAACGATTAATTCGGCGAAGATATTGACTACTAGGGTCAAAACCAACAGAACAAAACCCGCATACATTAAAGCTGATACTTGCATTCCCGAGGCTTCGGCGAATTGGTTAGCCAATAAGGAAGCGATCGTGTTAGCAGGGGCGAGAATAGAGGCACTAATGCGGTTAGAATTGCCGATAATCATCGTTACTGCCATGGTTTCCCCTAAAGCGCGCCCTAAAGCTAACATAATCCCCCCGACAATCCCAGAAAAAGCGGCAGGAATTAAGACTCGAAAAATCGTTTCCCAACGGGTGGCCCCCAAACCGAGGGAAGCTTGCCTTAGATCCGGCGGTAAAGCGGCCAAAGAGTCGCGAGAGATAGCGATAATAATCGGCAGGATCATAATTGCTAAAATAACCCCCGCCGGTAACATCCCAGGACCCCCTAAAGGAGTACTAAACAGAGGAATCCAACTAAAATTAGCATTTAACCAGTTACCAAGGGGTCTGAGGATAGGAATCAATACAAAGATACCCCATAATCCGTAAACAACACTGGGAATAGCGGCCAAAAGTTGTACGAGAAAAACCAAAATTGTCCGCGCATTTAAGGGAATAAAATCTTCGCTTAAAAAAATGGCCGAACCGATACCGAGGGGAACAGCAATCAGGAGGGCAATCAGAGAACTAACGAGAGTTCCGTAGATAACGGGCAGAACTCCGAATTCTTCCCGACCGCGCACGGGATTCCAAGCACTACTGGTCAAAAATCCCAGACCAAAGGTTTGAATCGCTGGTAGGGCCCGAATAAAAATAACTAGGGCAATTAGGAGCAAAATTAGCCCAATAGCGATGGCAAAAGCGGTAGTTAATCCCACAAAGCCTTTATCGAGGATTTTTTCCGATTCTGGACGTTCTTTAAAATTTGAGTCGGGCGAAACTGTGGGCGCACTCATGATTAGGGTTAAAATCCAGCTAGTTTGAGGTAGCTAAGGTCGAAATTGGCCTTTCTACACTATTATTGTAACTTTGAATACATTTTTTCGGGGACTAATCCACCTTGATCGTGTAATCAGGATAGATGACATCGGCAGCGGCGGCTACTCGTTGGCGGACATTTTTCGGTAGGGGAATATAACCAAGGGCGGCGGACTGTTCCTGTCCCTGATTGAGTCCAAATTCAATCATCGCCTCCATAGCTAAAGCTTTTTGGGGATCGTTGTATTTTTTATAAACCAACATCCAACTATAGGTGACAATGGGATAGGAATTTTCCCCCGGCGGATCAACGATAAAAGCCCGCAGATTTTCGGGTAATTCCACCGTGGCTAAGGTGGCAGCGGCGTTAGTTTCATTGGGGATAACGAATTGACCGGCTTGGTTTTGTAAAGTGGCCATGGGCAGGTTATTATTTTTAGCGAAACCGTACTCGATATAGCCAATCGAGCCTTGATTTTGTTGAATTAGGGCGGTTACACCCTCATTACCCCTACCACCGAGAAATTTACCTTTTTTGGTGGGCCATTGTACGGCTTTTCCTTCACCGATACTTTTTTTCCATTCGGGACTAACGGCGCTTAAAAACTTGGTAAAAACTCCCGTTGTTCCGCTACCGTCTGCCCGGTGAACTACGGTAATTTCTTGATTGGGTAGTTTTAAATCGGGGTTATCGGCGGCGATTTTGGCATCGTTCCAACGGGTAATCGTGCCTAAAAAGATGCCTATATATGCTTCCCTGCTTAGTTTCAGCCCTTCTACTCCGGGCAAATTATAAGCCATAACGATGCTTCCCGCCGTCATCGGTAGCAGTAAAACCCCGCGGCTAACTCTGGCCATATCCTCGTCACTCATGGCCACATCGGAAGCGCCAAAATCGATCGTACCTTGAATAAATTGTTCGACTCCCGCCCCGCTACCGGTAGATTGATAGTTAATTAGCAGTTTAGAAAATAGTTGATTGATGGTGACAAACCAGTTTTGATATAGGGGTGCAGGAAAAGAAGCGCCCGCACCATTGAGGGCGACCTCTCCTTGCAGAGGAACTTGGGCGATTCTATTGCTTCCCTCTCCACTGGTTCCCGCCGTATCGCCGCCCCCACAAGCGGTTAAAGTCGCTGTTAGAGTCACTAGGGATAAGGCTGTTAGTAAATTGGTCCTGTTTTTGCTGGGCATAGGATTAATTTTGATCCGTAAACTGCCTTAAATCTTACGCTAAAAGTTACCACTGCTTGGTAAAGAATAGGTTAAGAAGTGAATAAAAAAAATATCATGTATTGTCAAGAAAAATTTTCTCGATAACTAGACAAAAATCTCAACTTCTTTTACCATTTATTTTGAGTGAACATTAGTTTTCAGTTGCTGGTTATAATTAAATTAAAAATGAATTTTAGGTTCGATCCCCCCTGCCCCCCTTAATAAGGGGAGGCCGATCCCCCCTTAATCCCCCCTTAATAAGGGGGGTGTCTGAAAGTTTTCAATACCTACCTACTTAAGTCACGGTAAAGCCGCTAACTTTTCCTGTTTAGATAGGGGTTTTCTCTTTCCCTATCATTATAGGGACGTAAAAACAACAAAGAAAAGATTAAGGTTTACAGCCAACACCTAACGCCCTTTTTTTACTTTTTACTTTCTCCTTTTGACACCTATGCTAGAAATTTTTACTCAGCTATCACGTCCCACCAAAGTAGTGGCAATTGTCCTGGGTACTGCCCTAATTTTACCCGCTTGTGCCAATATTAATCCTCAAGACCTAAAACCAATTAAAATCGATGGTTCGAGTACCGTAGCACCAATTACCAACAAAGTTCTCGAAGATTTTAAAGCTAATACCCCTAACAAAGTTTTGGCTGATGTTAAAATTGACGCTAATATTTCAGGAACCGGCGGCGGTTTTAGAAAATTTTGTGCGGGAGAAACCGATATTAATAATGCTTCTCGGCCGATTTCTGTGGAAGAATTAAAAGAATGTGATGCTAATAAGGTAAGATTTATCGAACTACCGATCGCTTTTGATGCTTTGACCGTGGTAGTCAATCCCCAAAATAACTGGGTTGATGATATTTCGACTACAGAATTAAGAACTATTTGGGAACCCGCGGCCGAGAATAAAATCAAACGTTGGAATCAAATTAATCCCGCTTGGCCTGACCAACCGATTACCCTTCACGGACCGGGTAAAGATTCCGGAACCTACGATTTTTTTAGTGAGGTAATTAACGGCAAAGATGCCAGTCGTGGGGATTTTAACTTTAGTGAAGATGACCAAGCTTTAGTTAATGCCGTTAGTCAAGATACGAACGCTTTAGGCTATTTTGGCCATGCTTACTATGAACAAAATCGGGATAAATTAAAAGCTTTGAAAGTTAACGGTATTGAACCAACTCGCGGCAATGTAGAGGATAGTAAATATCAGCCTTTATCTCGTCCTTTGTTTATTTATGTTAATGCCCAAAAAGCCCAAGAGAATCCCGCTTTAGAGAAATTTGTCGAATATTATCTCGATCGAGTTCCCAATTTATTAGATAGTATTGGTTATATTCCCCTACCGGATGAGGCCTATCATTTGGCACGGGTACAGTTGCAAAAATTTGAGGTAGGAACGGTTTTTAATGGCCGACCTCAACCCAATTTAACCATCGGGGAATTACTTCGTAAACAAGCCCAATTTAAAGCTAAGTAACGATTCCCATCTGGAAAATATATAAGGATTTTCCTGCTCCTATCTGCCCCCTACTATAGCAAGAGGTTTGCCAATTTAAAGCAACAGAGATACAGAAAAAAAAGAGGGGATAAACCCCCCATTCAGCGTATCAATAAACTTGTTAAGTAGCTAGACACAATTAATTACACATATCTAACTACTTTTTGCCTTTTGCCTTTTGCCTTTTGCCCATCTTAACCAAGAAATTAATTTTGCACGACTACTTAATTAACCCTTCGGTGTCGCCCCAAATTGTTCGATGAGGATAGAAGTTAACAGCGATTTTAGATCTTCACAGGGAATCCCTTTTTGTACACAGCTGCCCAGGTGGGCATCTTTACCCACTTTACCCCCCATGTAGAGGTCAACTCCTTCCACGGTTTTGCCGTCTTTGCGCGCTTTTGTCCCCATCAAACCGATATCGGCCACTTGGGGTTGTCCGCAGGAGTTAGGGCAACCGGTCCAGTGCATACGCACACCCTGGGGAATATTTAATTCGGCATCTAACTGACGAATCAAGTCCACAGCCTTATTTTTGGTTTCAATCAGGGCAAAATTGCAGAATTGCGCCCCCGTGCAAGAAACGAGCGCTCGTTGTAAAGGAGTGGGATTGGGGGTAAACTTAGCCAGTAAAGGCTCGGTTAAAAGAGTCGCCATATTTTCAGCCGCTATATTGGGAATAATCACGTTTTGTTCCACGGTTAAACGTAATTCTCCGCTACCATACACTTCGGCAATCCGGGCTAAATCGAACATATCATCGGCAAATAGACGACCAACGGGAATACAAAGACCGATATAGCTCAATCCCTCCTGTTTTTGGGGAAAAACTCCTAAATGATCTCGTTTTTCCCAGTCAATAGCGTCTTTTTCTGCTGCCGTTGCCAAGGGATAACCTAGGTGATTAGCCACCCGAGTGCGGAATTCCTC
This Microcystis wesenbergii NRERC-220 DNA region includes the following protein-coding sequences:
- the pstC gene encoding phosphate ABC transporter permease subunit PstC; this translates as MSAPTVSPDSNFKERPESEKILDKGFVGLTTAFAIAIGLILLLIALVIFIRALPAIQTFGLGFLTSSAWNPVRGREEFGVLPVIYGTLVSSLIALLIAVPLGIGSAIFLSEDFIPLNARTILVFLVQLLAAIPSVVYGLWGIFVLIPILRPLGNWLNANFSWIPLFSTPLGGPGMLPAGVILAIMILPIIIAISRDSLAALPPDLRQASLGLGATRWETIFRVLIPAAFSGIVGGIMLALGRALGETMAVTMIIGNSNRISASILAPANTIASLLANQFAEASGMQVSALMYAGFVLLVLTLVVNIFAELIVNRVKAKY
- the pstS gene encoding phosphate ABC transporter substrate-binding protein PstS encodes the protein MPSKNRTNLLTALSLVTLTATLTACGGGDTAGTSGEGSNRIAQVPLQGEVALNGAGASFPAPLYQNWFVTINQLFSKLLINYQSTGSGAGVEQFIQGTIDFGASDVAMSDEDMARVSRGVLLLPMTAGSIVMAYNLPGVEGLKLSREAYIGIFLGTITRWNDAKIAADNPDLKLPNQEITVVHRADGSGTTGVFTKFLSAVSPEWKKSIGEGKAVQWPTKKGKFLGGRGNEGVTALIQQNQGSIGYIEYGFAKNNNLPMATLQNQAGQFVIPNETNAAATLATVELPENLRAFIVDPPGENSYPIVTYSWMLVYKKYNDPQKALAMEAMIEFGLNQGQEQSAALGYIPLPKNVRQRVAAAADVIYPDYTIKVD
- a CDS encoding PstS family phosphate ABC transporter substrate-binding protein, with the protein product MLEIFTQLSRPTKVVAIVLGTALILPACANINPQDLKPIKIDGSSTVAPITNKVLEDFKANTPNKVLADVKIDANISGTGGGFRKFCAGETDINNASRPISVEELKECDANKVRFIELPIAFDALTVVVNPQNNWVDDISTTELRTIWEPAAENKIKRWNQINPAWPDQPITLHGPGKDSGTYDFFSEVINGKDASRGDFNFSEDDQALVNAVSQDTNALGYFGHAYYEQNRDKLKALKVNGIEPTRGNVEDSKYQPLSRPLFIYVNAQKAQENPALEKFVEYYLDRVPNLLDSIGYIPLPDEAYHLARVQLQKFEVGTVFNGRPQPNLTIGELLRKQAQFKAK